In one Ictalurus furcatus strain D&B chromosome 10, Billie_1.0, whole genome shotgun sequence genomic region, the following are encoded:
- the s1pr4 gene encoding sphingosine 1-phosphate receptor 4, producing the protein MDLMNTFSSLASCPHVYDRSNGSIILQHYNYTGRLQHRTTNKSSISTGSAALLCISLLIVLENLLVLLAVLFHVRMRHRWLNICIANIALSDLLTGAAYVVNICMSGARTLQLSPLLWLLREGLLFVALSASVFSFLLIAVERYITMMKSESVNRDRKTYRIYIMVVLCWVTAFIIGFLPLFGWNCVCDLRGCSTLLPLYSKSYILFALVIFFIILLTISGLYFAIYWHVRKNTVTSSVKSRKRSIRLLKAVISIVGAFMVCWGPLFVLLLVDYFCYSRLCDALFSPQWAIALAVLNSAVNPFIYSMGSQDLRKAISSLLCCICRPESFSSKETSSTSVSRHSSLRNSFNKVRNLSTSPRSQERTGKMTRLSSTTSCLSASST; encoded by the coding sequence ATGGATTTGATGAACACTTTCAGCTCCTTGGCGTCCTGCCCGCATGTGTACGACCGGAGCAACGGCAGCATCATCCTGCAGCATTACAACTACACCGGGAGACTGCAGCACAGAACCACAAACAAGAGCAGCATCAGCACCGGTTCAGCTGCCCTCCTCTGCATCAGCCTCCTGATCGTGCTGGAGAACCTGCTGGTGCTGCTGGCCGTGCTGTTCCACGTGCGCATGCGCCACCGCTGGCTGAACATCTGCATCGCCAACATTGCGCTCAGCGATCTGCTCACAGGCGCAGCCTATGTGGTGAACATCTGCATGTCGGGAGCGCGCACTCTGCAGCTCAGCCCGCTCCTCTGGCTCCTGCGTGAAGGACTCCTGTTTGTGGCGTTGTCCGCCTCCGTGTTCAGTTTTCTGCTGATCGCTGTGGAGCGCTACATCACCATGATGAAGTCGGAGTCTGTGAACAGGGACAGGAAGACATATCGGATCTACATCATGGTGGTGCTGTGCTGGGTCACAGCGTTCATCATCGGCTTCCTGCCGCTGTTCGGCTGGAACTGCGTTTGCGACCTAAGAGGGTGCTCAACTCTTCTGCCGTTGTACTCCAAGAGCTACATCCTGTTCGCGCTGGTCATTTTCTTCATCATCCTCCTGACCATCAGTGGCCTCTATTTTGCCATCTACTGGCACGTCCGCAAGAACACGGTGACGAGCTCGGTGAAGAGCAGAAAGCGGTCCATCCGGCTCCTCAAGGCTGTGATCTCCATCGTGGGCGCTTTTATGGTGTGCTGGGGCCCGTTGTTTGTCCTGCTCTTGGTGGATTATTTCTGTTACTCGCGCCTCTGCGATGCCCTCTTCAGCCCACAGTGGGCCATCGCACTAGCTGTCCTTAACTCAGCTGTCAACCCGTTCATCTACTCGATGGGCAGCCAGGATCTGCGCAAGGCCATCAGCAGTCTCCTGTGCTGCATCTGCCGCCCAGAGAGCTTCTCGTCCAAGGAGACATCGAGCACTTCGGTGAGCCGCCATAGCAGCCTGCGCAACAGCTTCAACAAGGTGCGGAACCTGAGCACGAGCCCAcggagccaggagaggactggcAAGATGACCAGGCTGAGCTCCACCACCTCATGCCTGTCTGCATCGAGCACTTAA